In one Corallococcus sp. EGB genomic region, the following are encoded:
- a CDS encoding cupin-like domain-containing protein: MSASRDVGAGASPLTPEWRRWLVENLVRGVPPEDLVASLEKSGVDAEQARRAVEVEQQEPFVAGALRAVGMQRKLEGLLDVYAELFQQTEGPPRVDRHEALTPEAFFDRYYFDNLPVVLRAGWSASLAPEVWSPGNLAALLGEREARHACCVPLFEDSRLEPLSRGLTTLRGLTAEEARACEPRLWWEPPGTEVPLRAARRNVLLAQVHGERRLQLIPAFELRRVTVASSEPRDAPLCLDVTLSPGDLVLLPVGWWYGFSAPGGGAAVSFEAFALPEPNVTWDADAEPRPSPLPPRD; encoded by the coding sequence ATGAGCGCATCGCGTGACGTGGGGGCGGGGGCTTCGCCGCTGACGCCCGAATGGCGGCGGTGGCTGGTGGAGAACCTGGTGCGCGGGGTGCCGCCGGAGGACCTGGTGGCGTCGCTGGAGAAGTCGGGAGTGGACGCGGAGCAGGCCCGGCGGGCGGTGGAGGTGGAGCAGCAGGAGCCCTTCGTCGCCGGAGCGCTGCGCGCGGTGGGCATGCAGCGCAAGCTGGAGGGGCTGCTGGACGTGTACGCGGAGCTGTTCCAGCAGACGGAAGGTCCGCCGCGCGTGGACCGGCACGAAGCGCTCACGCCCGAAGCGTTCTTCGACCGCTACTACTTCGACAACCTGCCCGTGGTGCTGCGGGCGGGGTGGAGCGCGTCGCTGGCGCCGGAGGTCTGGAGCCCCGGCAACCTCGCGGCGCTGTTGGGCGAGCGAGAAGCGAGACACGCGTGCTGCGTGCCGCTGTTCGAGGACTCGCGGCTGGAGCCCCTGTCGCGGGGGCTGACGACGCTCCGGGGACTCACGGCGGAGGAGGCGCGCGCGTGCGAGCCCCGCCTGTGGTGGGAGCCGCCCGGGACGGAGGTCCCCCTGCGTGCGGCGCGGCGCAACGTCCTGCTGGCGCAGGTGCATGGAGAGCGGCGGCTCCAGCTCATCCCGGCCTTCGAGCTGCGGCGCGTGACGGTGGCTTCCTCCGAGCCTCGCGACGCACCGCTGTGCCTGGACGTGACGCTGTCGCCCGGGGACCTGGTGCTGCTTCCGGTGGGGTGGTGGTACGGCTTCAGCGCGCCCGGGGGCGGCGCCGCCGTCTCGTTCGAGGCCTTCGCGCTGCCGGAGCCGAACGTGACCTGGGACGCCGACGCGGAGCCCCGGCCTTCACCGTTGCCTCCGCGAGACTGA
- a CDS encoding CHAT domain-containing protein, which translates to MAGRQQTPRGTPLPGRTGVTRVGGLVALALCMALGFISVRVWRQRGTGPETPALWLSDAPHRPLEVRLSVPAADVYRPHAPPRGGDALATPVPLGALSRLEERGDTHGVGVSYLLHGDTEQALAYLSRASPSLDRDSDLAAVAILRGHFDDALTLLDATLEAMPEHPQARWNRAVVARELGLTLLAATAFEAVASKGEPGWSDEAREQARTLRARLQARAEAWKATREAFLTRLSSPQAPLPLEGAARFPGLARESFYDLLAIAENSEQVEELLPLGRVLDHAAGGGAVLEDTVRRTAVLDFARRSPLAREYAKFLQDAHPAPASFIERLRHEPTARDLLLGALLRTQGVAHTHEELRALTAEETDPWVLSRVAQEDARLDDLAGQGPQAGDRLREALGQCRANKLPLRCVDLLLRLSSRATASNRLVEAEEAARTAWHEAAALGEWEREGAALVMLANATRFQVRVALSRAYLMESLARQPDDCMARTQAHRNLASLALMRFRPQEARQELEASLACGQTPGLQGAWILADLARLDPRPSDEARLRAELDRVSPLKENAGRRVLATLIRGRFEVDRDWRAGQKVLRQAIAEAEPLLRVNADARDARAVAFQTLAVSAGHAGAFREALEVVAESLQVPVPEGCVLAAAVEAERTVAVVRGPQGQVQGAYDASRTVPLRDDLTGLVPASLVDMLRDCPRVAVLAAPPLDSRAGILPADLAWSYRVGTGAHAASPAKPPLHVVVSDVEPPTTLKLARLPSVADTDLAGAQRLLRLKGAQATPEHVLEAMEQATDIDIHAHGVVDRALSDATVIALSPQQDGHYALTAEELRRRHLQGAPLVVLGACSAARLAPFLHETSSLPQAFVASGARAVFAATADIPNDAGAFFRAVRERIQSGEEPSQALRAERLDWLRKQPHLRWVDKVLLYQ; encoded by the coding sequence ATGGCTGGCAGGCAGCAGACGCCCCGAGGCACGCCGCTTCCGGGGCGCACAGGCGTGACGCGCGTGGGGGGACTCGTGGCCCTCGCGCTCTGCATGGCCCTGGGCTTCATCTCGGTGCGCGTCTGGAGGCAGCGCGGCACCGGGCCGGAGACGCCCGCGCTGTGGCTCTCCGACGCGCCCCACCGTCCCCTGGAGGTGCGGCTGAGCGTCCCCGCCGCGGACGTGTACCGCCCCCATGCGCCGCCGCGCGGAGGCGACGCGCTGGCCACGCCGGTGCCCCTGGGCGCGCTGTCCCGCCTGGAGGAGCGCGGCGACACGCACGGCGTGGGCGTCAGCTACCTCCTGCATGGCGACACGGAGCAGGCGCTCGCGTACCTGAGTCGCGCGTCGCCCTCGCTGGACCGCGACAGCGACCTGGCCGCCGTCGCCATCCTGCGCGGCCACTTCGACGACGCCCTGACGCTGCTGGACGCCACGCTGGAGGCCATGCCCGAACACCCGCAAGCGCGCTGGAACCGCGCCGTGGTGGCGCGAGAGCTGGGGCTGACGCTCCTCGCGGCCACGGCGTTCGAGGCAGTGGCCTCGAAGGGCGAGCCCGGCTGGAGTGACGAGGCGCGCGAACAGGCCCGGACGTTGCGCGCCCGGCTCCAGGCGCGAGCGGAGGCCTGGAAGGCCACGCGCGAGGCGTTCCTCACCCGGCTGAGCTCGCCCCAGGCGCCGCTGCCGCTGGAGGGCGCGGCGCGCTTCCCGGGCCTGGCGCGCGAGTCCTTCTACGACCTGCTGGCGATCGCGGAGAACTCCGAGCAGGTGGAGGAGTTGCTGCCGCTGGGCCGGGTGCTGGACCACGCGGCCGGCGGGGGCGCCGTGCTGGAGGACACCGTGCGGCGAACGGCGGTGCTGGATTTCGCGCGCCGCTCGCCGCTCGCCCGCGAGTACGCGAAGTTCCTCCAGGACGCGCACCCCGCCCCGGCGAGCTTCATCGAACGGCTGCGCCATGAGCCTACCGCGAGAGACCTGCTGCTGGGCGCGCTCCTGCGCACGCAAGGCGTGGCACACACGCACGAGGAGCTTCGCGCCCTGACGGCGGAAGAGACGGACCCCTGGGTCCTCTCGCGCGTGGCGCAGGAGGACGCGCGGCTGGACGACCTGGCGGGACAGGGGCCCCAGGCCGGGGACCGGCTGCGGGAGGCCCTGGGGCAATGCCGCGCGAACAAGCTGCCCCTGCGCTGCGTGGACCTGCTCCTGAGGCTGAGCAGCCGCGCCACCGCGTCCAACCGGCTGGTGGAGGCGGAGGAGGCCGCGAGGACCGCGTGGCACGAGGCCGCCGCGCTGGGCGAGTGGGAGCGCGAAGGCGCGGCGCTGGTGATGCTGGCCAACGCGACGCGCTTCCAGGTGCGGGTGGCGCTGTCGCGCGCCTACCTCATGGAGTCCCTGGCCCGTCAGCCCGACGACTGCATGGCGCGCACGCAGGCGCATCGCAACCTGGCCTCGCTGGCGCTGATGCGCTTCCGGCCGCAGGAGGCCCGGCAGGAGTTGGAGGCGTCGCTCGCGTGCGGCCAGACGCCCGGGCTGCAGGGCGCGTGGATCCTCGCGGACCTGGCGCGGTTGGATCCGCGTCCGTCCGACGAGGCGCGCCTGAGGGCGGAGCTGGACCGGGTGTCGCCGCTCAAGGAGAACGCGGGCCGGCGCGTGCTGGCCACGCTCATCCGGGGGCGCTTCGAGGTGGACCGCGACTGGCGCGCGGGCCAGAAGGTGCTGCGGCAGGCCATCGCGGAGGCGGAGCCGCTCCTGAGGGTGAACGCGGACGCGCGCGACGCCCGGGCGGTGGCCTTCCAGACGCTCGCGGTGAGCGCGGGCCACGCGGGTGCCTTCCGCGAGGCGCTGGAGGTGGTGGCCGAGAGCCTCCAGGTGCCCGTGCCGGAGGGCTGCGTGCTGGCGGCGGCGGTGGAGGCGGAGCGCACCGTGGCGGTGGTGCGAGGGCCGCAGGGCCAGGTGCAGGGCGCCTATGACGCCTCGCGAACGGTGCCCCTGCGCGATGACCTGACAGGGCTGGTGCCCGCGAGCCTGGTGGACATGCTGCGCGACTGTCCGCGGGTCGCGGTGCTGGCCGCGCCGCCCCTGGACAGCCGCGCGGGCATCCTGCCGGCGGACCTGGCCTGGAGCTACCGCGTCGGCACGGGCGCGCACGCGGCGTCTCCCGCGAAGCCGCCCCTGCACGTCGTGGTGTCGGACGTGGAGCCCCCCACGACGCTGAAGCTGGCGCGGCTGCCCTCGGTGGCGGACACGGACCTGGCGGGCGCGCAGCGGCTCTTGCGGCTCAAGGGCGCGCAGGCCACGCCCGAGCACGTGCTGGAGGCAATGGAGCAGGCCACGGACATCGACATCCACGCGCACGGAGTGGTGGACCGGGCGCTGTCGGACGCCACGGTCATCGCGCTGTCGCCGCAGCAGGACGGCCACTACGCGCTCACCGCGGAGGAGCTGCGCCGCCGTCACCTGCAGGGCGCGCCCCTGGTGGTGCTGGGCGCCTGCAGCGCGGCCCGCCTCGCTCCCTTCCTGCATGAGACGTCATCGCTGCCGCAGGCGTTCGTCGCCTCGGGAGCCCGGGCGGTCTTCGCCGCCACGGCGGACATCCCCAACGACGCGGGCGCCTTCTTCCGCGCGGTGCGTGAGCGCATCCAGTCCGGCGAAGAGCCCTCCCAGGCCCTGCGCGCCGAGCGCCTCGACTGGCTCCGCAAGCAGCCCCACCTGCGCTGGGTGGACAAGGTGCTGCTGTATCAGTAG
- a CDS encoding M14 family zinc carboxypeptidase, with the protein MPTPKLLTRAEATDYQETSRSADVVAFVDALCAQTQLAKRVDFGESGEGQPLMSLILSDRKCFTPELAKKQKKLIVMVEANIHAGEVEGKETLQALARDLTLTSLGKKLLDRLCIVFVPNFNPDGNDRISKGNRALDLKNLEGQVNPPGGVGMRYTGEGWNLNRDNMKQEAPETRALAKLYQTWWPHLFVDCHTTDGSIHGFDLTFDIPHGNAELLHTSRDANRALAERVSAAVKTKHGFDSFWYGNFRKEGDPRSGWHTYPALPRFGSHYRGLLGRLDVLLETYSYIDFPRRCAVIRAWVLELIRDAARYAKEYRRATEFEEAAIIARGKNPDVQTLVGINYGVAQRTADGALQYDYPAYVKDGDTATILSFDEASIQERRYPGKRKKVYKTPHHRTFVPTQSVSTPAGYLVPASLASRLDGHGIRYEKLAKAQRFQVDSYRIARKEETFSPDVAANVPPPGQDEVPLSQKPKPVRFETILTVAPERSEQEFPAGTLVVGTDQRTGTLITYLLEPHSDDGFCRWQFLDDSLKVGELYPIHRLVESTRAPQKVE; encoded by the coding sequence ATGCCCACTCCCAAGCTGCTCACCCGCGCGGAAGCCACCGACTATCAGGAAACGTCCCGCAGCGCCGACGTCGTCGCCTTCGTCGACGCCCTGTGTGCCCAGACCCAGCTCGCGAAGCGCGTGGACTTCGGCGAGAGCGGTGAAGGCCAGCCGCTCATGTCGCTCATCCTGAGCGACCGCAAGTGCTTCACGCCGGAGCTGGCGAAGAAGCAGAAGAAGCTCATCGTGATGGTGGAGGCCAACATCCACGCCGGTGAGGTGGAGGGCAAGGAGACCCTCCAGGCGCTCGCGCGCGACCTCACGCTCACGTCCCTGGGCAAGAAGCTGCTGGACCGGCTGTGCATCGTCTTCGTCCCCAACTTCAACCCGGACGGCAATGATCGCATCAGCAAGGGCAACCGCGCGCTGGACCTGAAGAACCTGGAGGGCCAGGTGAACCCGCCCGGCGGCGTGGGCATGCGCTACACGGGCGAGGGCTGGAACCTCAACCGCGACAACATGAAGCAGGAGGCGCCGGAGACGCGCGCCCTGGCGAAGCTGTACCAGACGTGGTGGCCGCACCTCTTCGTGGACTGCCACACCACCGACGGCAGCATCCACGGCTTCGACCTCACCTTCGACATCCCGCACGGCAACGCGGAGCTGCTGCACACCTCGCGCGACGCCAACCGCGCGCTGGCCGAGCGCGTGTCCGCCGCGGTGAAGACGAAGCACGGCTTCGACAGCTTCTGGTACGGCAACTTCCGCAAGGAGGGCGACCCGCGCTCCGGCTGGCACACCTACCCCGCCCTGCCCCGCTTCGGCAGCCACTACCGGGGCCTCCTGGGCCGGCTGGACGTGCTCCTGGAGACGTACAGCTACATCGACTTCCCGCGCCGCTGCGCCGTCATCCGCGCCTGGGTGCTGGAGCTCATCCGCGACGCCGCCCGCTACGCGAAGGAATACCGCCGGGCCACCGAGTTCGAGGAGGCCGCCATCATCGCGCGCGGCAAGAACCCGGACGTCCAGACGCTGGTGGGCATCAACTACGGCGTCGCCCAGCGCACCGCGGACGGCGCGCTCCAGTACGACTACCCGGCCTACGTGAAGGACGGCGACACCGCCACCATCCTCTCCTTCGACGAGGCCTCCATCCAGGAGCGCCGCTACCCCGGCAAGCGCAAGAAGGTCTACAAGACGCCGCACCACCGCACCTTCGTGCCCACGCAGTCGGTGAGCACCCCGGCCGGCTACCTGGTGCCCGCGTCGCTCGCGTCGCGCCTGGACGGCCACGGCATCCGCTACGAGAAGCTGGCCAAGGCGCAGCGCTTCCAGGTGGACAGCTACCGCATCGCGCGCAAGGAGGAGACCTTCAGCCCGGACGTGGCCGCCAACGTGCCGCCCCCGGGTCAGGACGAGGTGCCCTTGAGCCAGAAGCCCAAGCCGGTGCGCTTCGAGACCATCCTCACCGTGGCCCCCGAGCGCTCCGAGCAGGAGTTCCCAGCCGGCACCCTCGTGGTGGGCACGGACCAGCGCACGGGCACGCTCATCACCTACCTGCTGGAGCCGCACTCGGATGACGGCTTCTGCCGCTGGCAGTTCCTGGATGACAGCCTGAAGGTGGGCGAGCTGTACCCCATCCACCGCCTGGTGGAGTCCACGCGCGCGCCCCAGAAGGTGGAGTAG
- the nth gene encoding endonuclease III — MKPAALVPVVLERLREKYPDAKYELNWNTPYQLLVATILAAQCTDERVNRVTAELWKKYDGPRAIADADTVELEEDLKPTGFFKQKTKTVQAMSRALLDAHQGEVPDRMEDLVELPGVARKTANVVLNTAFQQASGIIVDTHVARVSQRLGLTKQEKPEAIETDLMKWVPRDDWTFFGPAVVLHGRYTCVAKKPKCPECVFNDVCPKLGVT, encoded by the coding sequence ATGAAACCCGCCGCCCTCGTCCCCGTGGTGCTCGAACGCCTGCGCGAGAAGTATCCCGACGCGAAGTACGAGCTGAACTGGAACACCCCCTATCAATTGCTGGTGGCCACCATCCTCGCCGCCCAGTGCACGGACGAGCGCGTCAACCGCGTCACCGCCGAGCTGTGGAAGAAGTACGACGGTCCGCGGGCAATCGCGGACGCGGACACCGTGGAGTTGGAGGAAGACCTCAAGCCCACCGGCTTCTTCAAGCAGAAGACCAAGACGGTGCAGGCCATGAGCCGCGCGCTGCTGGACGCCCACCAGGGCGAGGTGCCCGACCGCATGGAGGACCTGGTGGAGCTGCCCGGCGTGGCGCGCAAGACGGCCAACGTCGTGCTCAACACCGCGTTCCAGCAGGCCTCCGGCATCATCGTGGACACGCACGTGGCCCGCGTCAGCCAGCGCCTGGGCCTGACGAAGCAGGAGAAGCCCGAGGCCATCGAGACGGACCTGATGAAGTGGGTGCCCAGGGACGACTGGACCTTCTTCGGCCCCGCCGTGGTGCTGCATGGCCGCTACACCTGCGTGGCCAAGAAGCCCAAGTGCCCGGAGTGCGTCTTCAACGACGTGTGCCCGAAGCTGGGCGTGACCTGA
- a CDS encoding iron-containing alcohol dehydrogenase, with protein sequence MPAPSFEFATATRVLFGPGRLQEVPDLVRGLGGRKVLLVTGTNPARAEPVRAGLERLGIPSAAFRVPGEPTVDLAREGTAAAVEAGCDAVVAIGGGSALDAGKAIAALAANGGDPLDYLEVIGRGQALTKPSLPFVAVPTTAGTGSEVTRNAVLGSKEAGVKASLRSPMMLPRVALVDPDLLEHAPAEVLAAGGLDALSQLIEPFLSIRAQPLTDALAREGMQRSARSLRKAVLHGPGPAEREDLAIASLFGGLCLANSGLGAVHGFAAPLGGMLGAAHGALCAALLGATLEVNLEALRSRAPDHPALPRFQELAALLTGQSDARAEDGIAWVKDLVHAVHIRGLRAMGLTDAAVPGLVVKARAASSMKGNPLPLTDAELTALVERSM encoded by the coding sequence ATGCCCGCCCCCTCCTTCGAGTTCGCCACCGCCACCCGCGTCCTCTTCGGCCCGGGCCGCCTCCAGGAGGTCCCCGACCTCGTGCGCGGACTTGGAGGCCGGAAGGTCCTGCTCGTCACCGGCACCAACCCCGCTCGCGCCGAACCCGTCCGAGCCGGGCTCGAACGGCTGGGCATCCCGTCCGCCGCATTCCGCGTCCCGGGCGAGCCCACCGTCGACCTCGCGCGCGAAGGCACCGCCGCCGCCGTGGAGGCCGGCTGTGACGCGGTCGTCGCCATCGGCGGAGGCAGCGCGCTCGACGCGGGCAAGGCCATCGCCGCGCTCGCCGCAAACGGGGGCGACCCGCTGGACTACCTGGAGGTCATCGGCCGGGGCCAGGCCCTGACGAAGCCGTCGCTGCCGTTCGTGGCCGTGCCCACCACGGCGGGCACCGGCTCGGAGGTGACGCGCAACGCGGTGCTGGGCTCGAAGGAGGCCGGCGTGAAGGCCAGCCTGCGCAGCCCGATGATGCTCCCCCGCGTGGCCCTGGTGGATCCGGACCTGCTGGAGCATGCGCCCGCGGAGGTGCTCGCGGCGGGCGGCCTGGACGCGCTGTCGCAGCTCATCGAACCGTTCCTGTCCATCCGCGCCCAGCCGCTCACGGACGCGCTCGCACGTGAAGGCATGCAGCGCTCGGCCCGCTCGCTGCGCAAGGCCGTGCTGCACGGCCCCGGCCCGGCGGAGCGCGAGGACCTGGCCATCGCCAGCCTCTTCGGCGGCCTGTGCCTGGCCAACTCAGGCCTGGGCGCGGTGCATGGCTTCGCGGCGCCTTTGGGCGGCATGCTCGGTGCGGCCCATGGAGCGCTGTGCGCCGCGCTGCTCGGGGCCACGCTGGAGGTGAACCTGGAGGCGCTGCGCTCCCGCGCTCCGGACCACCCCGCCCTGCCCCGCTTCCAGGAGCTGGCCGCGCTGCTCACCGGCCAATCCGACGCCCGCGCCGAGGACGGCATCGCCTGGGTGAAGGACCTGGTCCACGCCGTGCATATCCGGGGCCTGCGCGCCATGGGCCTCACCGACGCGGCCGTGCCCGGACTCGTCGTCAAGGCGCGCGCGGCCAGCAGCATGAAGGGCAATCCGCTGCCGCTCACGGACGCGGAGTTGACGGCGCTCGTCGAACGTTCGATGTGA
- a CDS encoding putative quinol monooxygenase has translation MPTSLLVIHVHVHVLPQHVDAFLQATLANARESVKEPGIARFDVCQDNEDPTRFVLVEAYRTPDAPAAHKETAHYLTWRDTVTPMMAEPRVPRRYTNRFPDDAGW, from the coding sequence ATGCCCACGAGCCTGCTCGTCATCCATGTCCACGTGCACGTGCTGCCCCAGCACGTCGATGCCTTCCTCCAGGCCACCCTCGCCAATGCCCGCGAGAGCGTGAAGGAGCCCGGCATCGCCCGCTTCGATGTCTGCCAGGACAACGAAGACCCCACCCGCTTCGTCCTCGTGGAGGCCTACCGCACGCCGGACGCTCCCGCCGCGCACAAGGAGACCGCCCACTACCTCACGTGGCGTGACACCGTCACCCCCATGATGGCCGAGCCCCGCGTCCCCCGCCGCTACACCAACCGCTTCCCCGACGACGCGGGCTGGTGA
- a CDS encoding 1,4-dihydroxy-2-naphthoyl-CoA synthase, translating to MVSDLFDASRWQPVEGHKFKDITFHRAVDQGTVRIAFNRPEVRNAFRPKTVDELARALEATRFMTDVGVVLLTGNGPSPKDGGWAFCSGGDQRIRGKDGYKYEPGEDAADPARLGRLHILEVQRQIRFLPKVVIAVVPGWTAGGGHSLHVVCDMTIASKEHGMFKQTDADVASYDAGYGSALLARQVGQKRAREIFFLGQAYTAEEAFQMNAINKVVPHKDLEKVALEWAAEINTKSPTAIKMLKYAFNLPDDGLVGQQLFAGEATRLGYGTEEAQEGRDAFVQKRKRDFKRFPWTY from the coding sequence ATGGTTTCGGACCTCTTCGACGCGTCCCGCTGGCAGCCGGTGGAAGGCCACAAGTTCAAGGACATCACGTTCCACCGCGCGGTGGACCAGGGCACGGTGCGCATCGCGTTCAATCGCCCGGAGGTGCGCAACGCGTTCCGTCCGAAGACGGTGGACGAGCTGGCCCGGGCGCTGGAGGCCACGCGCTTCATGACGGACGTGGGCGTGGTGCTGCTCACCGGCAATGGCCCTTCCCCGAAGGACGGCGGCTGGGCGTTCTGCTCGGGCGGCGACCAGCGCATCCGCGGCAAGGACGGCTACAAGTACGAGCCCGGCGAGGACGCGGCGGACCCGGCGCGTCTGGGACGGCTGCACATCCTGGAGGTCCAGCGGCAGATCCGCTTCCTGCCGAAGGTCGTGATCGCGGTGGTGCCGGGCTGGACGGCGGGCGGCGGGCACAGCCTGCACGTGGTCTGCGACATGACCATCGCGAGCAAGGAACACGGGATGTTCAAGCAGACGGACGCGGACGTGGCCAGCTACGACGCGGGCTACGGCAGCGCGCTGCTGGCGCGGCAGGTGGGGCAGAAGCGGGCGCGGGAGATCTTCTTCCTGGGCCAGGCCTACACGGCGGAAGAGGCGTTCCAGATGAACGCCATCAACAAGGTCGTGCCGCACAAGGACCTGGAGAAGGTCGCGCTGGAGTGGGCGGCGGAGATCAACACCAAGAGCCCCACGGCCATCAAGATGCTGAAGTACGCCTTCAATCTCCCGGACGACGGGCTCGTGGGCCAGCAGCTCTTCGCGGGCGAGGCCACGCGTCTGGGGTACGGCACGGAGGAGGCCCAGGAAGGCCGCGACGCGTTCGTGCAGAAGCGCAAGCGCGACTTCAAGCGGTTCCCCTGGACGTACTGA
- a CDS encoding lipoxygenase family protein, with protein sequence MRTAWRRLLTSLGFSSKAGEPPLLEAEELARWYAGLGLKERLAVSRNLVKQVRAPRALRDASALPAVVTGRLMFEHDGPQGPIPLHHIKVELWDRDFGTPDDFLGEGFTAADGSFAIRYDPADAGEGDLPDLELRFFEPQHTFRQDGRVVETWRRIGSERGPDDHAGLEYDFGTLRLPYWEYDPSTPLARLLVVEEGTPPTAYAPGRALAMLKAVAPIELVKRQHQLQIRMGQAPSLAKIQADYPETMTVRMERESPGSSRSDAWFGERLLNGMFSSILDRDPEVPGDAHAFRLYLPWNAYEQDGVHCLPDVDLRLRLVDGKLMPQRIILGMREPGATAPGSPVTRRTYTPADGAAWEAAKRMARVSATLDVELGNHLGQCHFNVEQYAIAAHRNLRRNPLRWLLMPHLREVVLINHAANGFLVGPTGYITRASALTEAGIRQRLEHLMGSYDWKGFAPAAPVCEGHRYAHAGQLFWKLLGEHVDAFFAEHGAAVEAQWQEVRRFSDDLVAHSAPAFVCRYLRAKVPGKDAPWFVRSERMDLDAKVTEPGARAVSAVTRTDTPQPGEVEALKHLCRYVIFFATFRHAWANNLQWEDAGEVLYSCLGLRWGRGGALSTEEDLDVAPTPDAATEMLWISWMLSKTNYGFILSNEEEDVHPRLLELLRAHAADFAALGLDVRTVSSRINI encoded by the coding sequence ATGCGGACCGCGTGGCGCCGGCTGTTGACCTCGCTGGGTTTCTCTTCAAAGGCCGGGGAACCGCCGCTCCTGGAGGCAGAGGAGCTGGCCCGGTGGTACGCGGGGCTGGGATTGAAGGAGCGGCTGGCGGTCAGCCGCAACCTGGTCAAGCAGGTGCGTGCGCCCCGAGCGCTCCGGGATGCGTCGGCGCTCCCCGCGGTCGTCACGGGCAGGCTGATGTTCGAGCACGACGGGCCCCAGGGGCCCATCCCCTTGCATCACATCAAGGTCGAGCTGTGGGACCGCGACTTCGGGACGCCGGACGACTTCCTGGGCGAGGGCTTCACGGCCGCGGATGGTTCGTTCGCGATCCGCTACGACCCGGCGGACGCGGGCGAAGGAGACCTGCCGGACCTGGAGCTGCGCTTCTTCGAGCCGCAGCACACGTTCCGCCAGGATGGCCGGGTGGTGGAGACCTGGAGGCGCATCGGCTCGGAGCGCGGGCCGGATGACCACGCGGGCCTGGAGTACGACTTCGGGACGCTGCGGCTGCCCTACTGGGAATACGACCCGTCGACGCCGCTGGCGCGGTTGCTGGTGGTGGAGGAAGGCACGCCGCCCACGGCCTATGCGCCCGGCCGGGCGCTGGCGATGCTCAAGGCCGTCGCGCCCATCGAGCTGGTGAAGCGCCAGCACCAGCTCCAGATCCGGATGGGACAGGCGCCGAGCCTCGCGAAGATCCAGGCGGACTACCCGGAGACGATGACGGTCCGGATGGAGCGCGAGTCCCCGGGCTCCTCGCGGAGCGACGCGTGGTTCGGAGAGCGCCTGCTCAACGGGATGTTCTCCAGCATCCTGGACCGGGACCCGGAGGTGCCCGGGGATGCCCACGCCTTCCGGCTGTACCTGCCGTGGAATGCCTATGAGCAGGACGGCGTGCATTGCCTGCCGGACGTGGACCTGCGGCTGCGGTTGGTGGACGGGAAGCTGATGCCCCAGCGGATCATCCTGGGGATGCGCGAGCCCGGTGCGACGGCGCCGGGCTCACCGGTGACACGCCGGACGTACACGCCAGCGGATGGCGCGGCCTGGGAGGCGGCGAAGCGGATGGCGCGGGTGAGCGCGACGCTGGACGTGGAGCTGGGCAATCACCTGGGGCAGTGCCACTTCAACGTGGAGCAGTACGCCATCGCCGCGCACCGCAACCTGCGGCGCAATCCCTTGCGCTGGCTGCTCATGCCGCACCTGCGCGAGGTGGTGTTGATCAACCACGCCGCCAACGGGTTCCTGGTGGGGCCCACGGGGTACATCACGCGGGCCAGCGCGCTGACGGAGGCGGGGATCCGCCAGCGGCTGGAGCACCTGATGGGCAGCTATGACTGGAAGGGCTTCGCGCCCGCGGCGCCGGTCTGCGAGGGGCACCGGTATGCGCACGCGGGCCAGCTGTTCTGGAAGCTGCTCGGGGAGCACGTCGACGCGTTCTTCGCGGAGCACGGCGCGGCGGTGGAGGCGCAATGGCAGGAGGTGCGCCGGTTCTCGGACGACCTGGTGGCGCACTCGGCGCCCGCGTTCGTGTGCCGCTATCTGAGGGCGAAGGTGCCGGGCAAGGACGCGCCGTGGTTCGTGCGCTCGGAGCGCATGGACCTGGACGCGAAGGTCACGGAGCCCGGTGCCAGGGCGGTGAGCGCGGTGACGCGGACGGATACGCCCCAGCCCGGCGAGGTGGAGGCGCTGAAGCACCTCTGCCGCTACGTCATCTTCTTCGCGACGTTCCGGCACGCCTGGGCGAACAACCTCCAGTGGGAGGACGCGGGGGAGGTCCTGTACTCGTGTCTGGGATTGCGTTGGGGCAGGGGCGGCGCGCTGTCCACGGAGGAGGACCTGGACGTCGCGCCAACCCCTGACGCGGCGACGGAGATGCTGTGGATCTCCTGGATGCTGTCCAAGACGAACTACGGCTTCATCCTGTCCAACGAAGAGGAGGACGTGCATCCCCGGCTGCTGGAGCTGCTCCGGGCCCATGCCGCGGACTTCGCGGCCCTGGGCCTGGATGTCCGGACGGTCAGCTCCCGCATCAACATCTGA